The genomic stretch CTCTGCGACAGCGGTCTTGTGGTCGGCAGAAAAGAGGGAAAGTGGATGCATTACTCTATTTCGAAAGACGGCGCACAAGCAGCCATAAAGTGCATATTCGATTTAACAGCAACAGGAGAATACAACAATGGATAATATTTCAAAAGCAGTTGAACTTTTCGAACGCAGATTCGTGTGCTCGCAGGCAGTGCTTGCAGCATTTGCAGAGCAATTCGGCATTACAGAAAAGCAGGCTTTGCAGATTGGCGCATGTTTCGGCGGAGGAATGAGCAAGGGCGAAGTCTGCGGAGCATGTACGGGCGCGCTCATGGTGCTCGGATTAAAATACGGGCAGTTCGACGAAAACGATATTGACAGCCGCACAAGAGGCCACGAAATAGCAGTCCTGTTCCTTGAAGAGTTTAAAAAACGCAAGGGTTCATATATCTGTCGCGATTTACTTGGCTGCGATTTAGGGAACGAAGAAGGAAAAAAATTTGCAAGAGCAAATGGCCTGTTCGGGAAAATATGCCCAAATATGGTAAGAGCAGCGGCAGAGATCGTTTCCGAAATACTAGAAAATGACGATTAAGCATGTGGGATTTTGTACAAAACCAGATTTTGGGCATGAAATGGCTGAACGACCTTATCGGCTCGTTACTTAACGCCTGCGGCCTCGACACCGAAGGAAAACTCGGCGGCAGCCTGCAATTTTTTGTCTATGACATGATAAAGATTATGCTGCTGCTCGGCATCCTTATTTTTGCGATATCCTACATCCAAAGTTATTTTCCGCCGGAACGGACAAAAAAGATTCTCGGAAAATTTCACGGGATTGCCGCAAATTGCATTGCAGCCCTACTCGGCACGGTAACACCGTTCTGTTCATGCTCCTCAATACCGCTATTTATGGGCTTCACAACCGCAGGATTACCTCTCGGCGTTACATTTTCGTTCCTCATTTCATCGCCAATGGTAGATTTAGGCTCTCTCGTATTGCTCATGAGCATTTTTGGCTGGAAGGTTGCCGTAATCTATGTGATAGTCGGTCTTGTAATTGCTGTCGTAGGCGGCTCGATTATCGAAAAAATGCACCTTGAAAATCAGGTTGAAGACTTTATCCGAAACGGAAAAAGCATAGACCTTCCACTGGACAAACTCACCCAAAAAGACCGTCTAAAATACGCTCTGGAACAAGTTACGACTACCGCACGGAAGGTATTCCCCTATATTATTATCGGTGTCGGAATTGGAGCATTCATCCATAACTGGATTCCCGAAGAATGGGTCGTAAGTTCGCTCGGTTCAGGAAATCCATTCGGAGTCATAATTGCGACTGTTTGCGGAGTCCCGATGTACGCCGACATTTTCGGATGCATCCCCATCGCAGAGACGTTACTCGCAAAAGGCGCCAAGCTTGGGGTCGTCCTCGCGTTCATGATGGCCGTCACGACGCTTTCACTCCCTTCAATGATAATGCTGAAAAAGATTGTGAAGGCAAAACTTCTTGGAGTCTTTATCGCAATTTGCACAATCGGAATCATTGTCGTTGGGTACTTTTTCAACATCATACAACATTACATTATATAGGAGCAAGAATGATTTATTCTGGATGCATCAAAGTTCTTGGTTCCGGCTGCAAGTCCTGCCATCAACTTTTCGATAACGCGACAAGTGCGGCTGAAGGTAAAAACTACGCCGTCGAATACGTTACCGATTTTCAGAAAATCATGGGCTACGGAGTAATGTCGTTGCCCGCGCTCGTGATTAACGAGAAAGTCGTGTCGCAAGGGAAAATTTTAAAACCCGCAGAAATCAGCGCATTACTTGAGGGGAAATAAAGCCAGAATAGGCCAAGTCTTATCCGTTTTCATCTCCCTTCCTTCGGCATTGCATCCCAAAAAGAGCGCAGTTCGTCAATAATCAGGTCGTAGTCGCGTTGCGTGAACGTTCCTTCGCCGTTCATCATGATGGTGTAATCAATTCCCTTGAAGGATTTTCCAACTCCCGTGTCGCGAAACCCATTCCGCAAATAGAACGCATGGCGACGCTTGCGCTGCTCGGAATTTTCGCAGACTTGTTCCGGCGATTCCATGTCGAGAATGTTGGATTTTCCCTTGTACTCTTCTATCAACTGCGTGAGAATGCGCTGGCCGATTCCCTGCCCACGTAATTCTTCGGGCACCGCAAAATACCAGAACCAGTTGAACTCTTTGCGCGGATAGACAATCGTCAGCCCGACAAGTATTTCTTCCTCGTAGTAAACGGTAAAATCCAGCGACATCGTTTTCATGAGCCGCATCAAGTCTGCCCACGGAATCTGTTCCTCTTTCGGGAACGCCGTCTCGTAAAGACGACGAACATCTTCGTTCGCTGCGGCAGAATTAAGTTGTACAGACCTCATAGCGACTTATTTCACCCATTTGTCCACTTCTTTCTGGGCCTTTTCGCGTTCATTCTGCGCGACATGCCCGTAAATGGCGAGGCCGGGAGTCACGTTCGCCCCTGTCACCTTCTTGAGGCGCTGCACCCCCGAGAGGCCGCTGCCTTCGTGAGTCACGAACGGGTGAATTGTCTTGCCCTTCAGGTTATACTTCTCGAAGAAAGTGAACATGGGCATGGGCATCTCGCCCCACCACACCGGGTAACCGACGTAAATTTCGTCGAATTCTTCGGGGTTCACGTTCACCGGCTTGATTGCCGGGCGCGCGTCCTGCGCAAGTTCCTTCTTGGCCACGTTGATGCAGTCGTCGTAGCCCTTGGGGTATTCCTTCGCGGGTTCCACATGCAAGAGCGTGCCGCCCGTTTTCTTGGCAATCATCTCGGCAATGATTTCGGTGTTGCCCTTCTTGATGTCGCCCACGCCGTAGTTTTCATCGGCGCGGGAATAGTAAACGACGAGGATTTTCTTTTCTGCTGCCATAGAGACTCCTAGAAGAAGTGATAAAAGAATCAAGGTGATTTTTTTCATGGGATCCGCCTTTTTTTCTTGAACCGGTTGCCTATAATATAAATAAATTCAGGACGGCTGCGTAATGCGTAATTTTTATGCTCACTATGCGTGTAGCGTATAGTGAGCAAACGTTCGGCGACAATGAAGGCCTTTAGTCACCGGGATTCCAGTCCTTGAAATGCTGGATTTCGGCGAGAGTCGAGGTAAAGAAGCGCTTTTCCTTGTCGAGGCCGCGAATCTTTTTCATGTCGTCTTCGGAAAGCTTGAAGTTATACACCTCGATGTTTTCCTTGATGTAATCCGGGTTGCGGGTCATGGCCCACACCCATTCCAAAACGACGCGACTCCACACCAAGCAAGTCTGCATCCAGAATATCGTACGGGCATTCAACAACACCACGCTTGTGCTATACCGCCAGTGGGTGCAAGACGGCCGCAAAATCCCGCTTAAACAAATGATTGACCTCGCCGCAACCCTCATGGAAGGCGGCATCAAGGCTTTCGCGAACAGAGAGTAAAAAGCTGGGCGTTCCGCAGTCAAGGGCCAGGTCGGTACGACAGCTCTTAAATTACACTGAAATCAATGAACTTGTAAAAGCCCGCGTTTTTCGCTGCTTCAAATTCACCTTTGTCAAAAGACTTGTTTGCTAGACCTTCTCTAATGATTTTGATAAAGGTTTCCTTTAGCGGATCAAGATCGTTCTTTATAGTGTTGTAAACAACAAACGAGTCGAGCCCAGCATAATCGTGAACAATCCTGTTGCGCATACCGCGAATTGCCTGAATGTTTTCGCTTGCGATTCCCGCTTTGGCAGCGTTCGAGAGTTTGTTGATGGATTCGCCTATGTTTGCAAGCAAAGTCAAACATGCGTTGAATACCATCTGGTCTTCTTTCTCAAGAAGTTCTTCAGTGGAATGAATATCCCGTGTATATTTTTGAATTTTCAACAGGGATTCGAGCATTCCCAATAAGTGGAAAAGGTCGTTCCTGGGGTCATTCGACACGGATGGACTCCTTGCTTGCTCGATACAGGATAATGGGGTTTGCGAACTTCTCTATGACGACATCCACGGACTTGCCTGTTTTTTCGGAAAGTTCCTTTCGCAAGGACAACAGGTCATTGTAGTCCTGGAAATCACGGACTAGTAGGTCAATGTCGTTGGGAGTTGCTGTTCGAACAGACGAACCGAAAACAAAGACATCCTTCAGGCGATACTTCGCAAGAAGTTTGTTTTCACGGAATATCCGTAATATGTTTTCGGCGAACACCATAATTTACCCTTATTACATTTCCAATATACATTTTTCTGTCCGTTTGTGCAACAAGACTAGTGTGACTTAGGACTGATTTCAGTAATGTTTGCGAATCTACAGAGAAAATATTACCACAGTAACCAATGTCTTATGGGCATTTCCCCGGCCTGGTCCCTAAGCCAACGAAGGAGAGCGAGGGGGAGGCTTTCCCCACCTATGCCTTCAAAGCATATCTTTTATGCGAAATAAGTATTTGGGTTTGTTGCGGGATTTGGTTATT from uncultured Fibrobacter sp. encodes the following:
- a CDS encoding C-GCAxxG-C-C family protein produces the protein MDNISKAVELFERRFVCSQAVLAAFAEQFGITEKQALQIGACFGGGMSKGEVCGACTGALMVLGLKYGQFDENDIDSRTRGHEIAVLFLEEFKKRKGSYICRDLLGCDLGNEEGKKFARANGLFGKICPNMVRAAAEIVSEILENDD
- a CDS encoding permease, yielding MKWLNDLIGSLLNACGLDTEGKLGGSLQFFVYDMIKIMLLLGILIFAISYIQSYFPPERTKKILGKFHGIAANCIAALLGTVTPFCSCSSIPLFMGFTTAGLPLGVTFSFLISSPMVDLGSLVLLMSIFGWKVAVIYVIVGLVIAVVGGSIIEKMHLENQVEDFIRNGKSIDLPLDKLTQKDRLKYALEQVTTTARKVFPYIIIGVGIGAFIHNWIPEEWVVSSLGSGNPFGVIIATVCGVPMYADIFGCIPIAETLLAKGAKLGVVLAFMMAVTTLSLPSMIMLKKIVKAKLLGVFIAICTIGIIVVGYFFNIIQHYII
- a CDS encoding GNAT family N-acetyltransferase, whose amino-acid sequence is MRSVQLNSAAANEDVRRLYETAFPKEEQIPWADLMRLMKTMSLDFTVYYEEEILVGLTIVYPRKEFNWFWYFAVPEELRGQGIGQRILTQLIEEYKGKSNILDMESPEQVCENSEQRKRRHAFYLRNGFRDTGVGKSFKGIDYTIMMNGEGTFTQRDYDLIIDELRSFWDAMPKEGR
- a CDS encoding flavodoxin, with product MAAEKKILVVYYSRADENYGVGDIKKGNTEIIAEMIAKKTGGTLLHVEPAKEYPKGYDDCINVAKKELAQDARPAIKPVNVNPEEFDEIYVGYPVWWGEMPMPMFTFFEKYNLKGKTIHPFVTHEGSGLSGVQRLKKVTGANVTPGLAIYGHVAQNEREKAQKEVDKWVK
- a CDS encoding HepT-like ribonuclease domain-containing protein, which produces MSNDPRNDLFHLLGMLESLLKIQKYTRDIHSTEELLEKEDQMVFNACLTLLANIGESINKLSNAAKAGIASENIQAIRGMRNRIVHDYAGLDSFVVYNTIKNDLDPLKETFIKIIREGLANKSFDKGEFEAAKNAGFYKFIDFSVI
- a CDS encoding nucleotidyltransferase family protein; protein product: MVFAENILRIFRENKLLAKYRLKDVFVFGSSVRTATPNDIDLLVRDFQDYNDLLSLRKELSEKTGKSVDVVIEKFANPIILYRASKESIRVE